Proteins encoded within one genomic window of Edaphobacter lichenicola:
- a CDS encoding serine/threonine-protein kinase has translation MAEVTNALPVGELVGNNYEILGIAGAGGMGVVYRAWDAKLERTVALKFLPTLLNADVREREYFVLEARMASSLDHPNIGVIHGIEETADGRAFIVMGFYDGLSLAQRIAKAPLSTVEAVDVAIQIALGLCEAHAHQIVHRDIKPSNVMLTNSGSVKIVDFGLARLISAETATASGIVGSIKYVSPEQALGHRTDQRTDIWSLGVVLAEMLTGRNPFERGAIPAILVAILNEPPQSLDGLPIALQGIIYRALSKDAEKRYQHCSEMLADLQAARTELSNDSTNRKEATGRKTTHRSNDIRKYVEQASISTWSRAQKPRNRWLPLGLGLCGFVLLACLFLFPRVREQLFGSRIRVGEEHIAVLPFTNIGNNPENEALSEGLVDTLSGRLSNLDVGNKALWVIPASEIRRLKVMDPAAALKTLGANLVISGSIRRDGAAINLNLNLINTENLRLIGSVDVVDQAGDLAALQDEAVSRLAHLMDLPVSAEMLHNTGGSVVPAAYENYLTALGYMQRYDKAGNLDRAINLLGESIKTDPKFALGYGQLGEAYRIKYQLDKNQHWLDEAQGNLERAIQLDGSLPAAYVTLGRIHDVSGKRELALQEFQHALTLDPRNALAVRGLARAYERAGRVADAEAAYQKAVALKPDDWESYNLIGHFYDRQGRYPEAIKALQRALEMTPDNAEVYLNLGATYIDSADAKALPAAEQALKRSIELEPSYPAYANLASLYLSQRRYKESAEVNEKALQLNEHDYMVWNNLLIDYERIGDSSKAEAVRRRIVPLLEQNIQLKPQDALAQSLLGLMLVEDGAREKALEHVQTALALAPDDPDILANVSIAYELCGDRKQAVKYLETAIRKGYSLDKLRDEPKLQGLISEPTLRSGKPSP, from the coding sequence ATGGCAGAGGTTACTAACGCTCTCCCGGTGGGAGAACTGGTTGGGAATAACTACGAGATCCTGGGCATCGCTGGTGCCGGCGGAATGGGTGTTGTGTATCGTGCCTGGGACGCCAAGCTCGAGAGGACGGTTGCGCTTAAATTTCTACCCACTCTGCTGAACGCTGATGTTCGCGAGAGAGAGTATTTTGTCCTCGAAGCTCGAATGGCTTCGTCCCTCGACCACCCGAACATCGGCGTCATCCACGGGATTGAAGAGACGGCGGATGGGCGCGCGTTTATTGTCATGGGCTTCTATGACGGTCTATCTCTGGCTCAAAGGATTGCCAAAGCTCCGCTGAGCACGGTAGAGGCCGTCGATGTTGCGATTCAGATCGCGCTCGGGCTGTGCGAAGCCCACGCGCATCAGATTGTGCATCGCGACATCAAGCCGTCGAACGTGATGCTGACGAACTCCGGGTCTGTTAAGATCGTCGACTTTGGATTGGCTCGTCTGATTAGCGCCGAGACGGCTACGGCGAGCGGCATCGTGGGATCGATCAAGTACGTCTCGCCGGAACAGGCGTTGGGCCATCGAACGGATCAGCGAACAGATATATGGTCCCTTGGAGTGGTTCTGGCGGAGATGCTGACGGGGCGAAATCCCTTTGAGCGCGGAGCGATTCCGGCGATTCTGGTTGCGATCCTCAATGAGCCTCCACAGTCGCTTGACGGTTTGCCCATCGCACTGCAGGGAATCATCTATCGCGCCCTCTCGAAGGACGCCGAGAAGCGGTATCAGCATTGCTCAGAGATGCTGGCGGATCTGCAGGCTGCACGAACAGAGCTTTCGAACGATTCAACCAATCGAAAAGAAGCGACTGGTAGAAAGACCACGCATCGGTCCAACGACATCCGCAAGTACGTCGAGCAAGCTTCCATCTCTACCTGGTCCAGGGCACAGAAGCCTCGAAACCGATGGCTGCCACTGGGCCTCGGCCTCTGTGGGTTTGTTCTATTGGCCTGTCTGTTTCTCTTTCCTCGGGTCCGCGAACAACTTTTTGGTTCCCGCATAAGAGTGGGCGAAGAGCATATCGCAGTTCTTCCTTTTACCAACATTGGAAATAATCCGGAGAACGAAGCGCTGAGCGAGGGCCTGGTGGATACGCTGTCGGGGAGGCTCTCCAATCTCGATGTTGGCAACAAGGCGCTATGGGTGATTCCGGCGAGCGAGATCCGGCGTCTCAAGGTGATGGACCCCGCCGCTGCGCTCAAAACGCTTGGCGCAAATCTGGTGATCAGCGGAAGCATTCGGCGCGATGGAGCGGCGATAAACCTAAACCTCAACCTGATCAATACAGAGAATCTTCGCCTGATTGGTTCGGTCGATGTTGTGGATCAGGCTGGAGATCTCGCTGCGCTGCAGGATGAGGCGGTATCGCGACTGGCGCACCTGATGGACCTGCCCGTGTCCGCCGAGATGCTGCACAACACTGGCGGATCGGTTGTGCCTGCGGCATATGAGAACTACCTGACAGCGCTGGGCTATATGCAGCGTTACGACAAGGCAGGAAACCTGGATCGGGCGATCAACCTACTGGGTGAGTCGATCAAGACCGATCCGAAGTTCGCGCTTGGCTACGGTCAGCTTGGAGAGGCGTATCGAATCAAGTATCAACTGGATAAGAATCAACATTGGCTGGACGAAGCTCAGGGAAACCTTGAGAGGGCGATCCAGCTCGACGGCAGTTTGCCTGCGGCCTACGTTACGCTGGGGCGAATTCACGACGTGAGCGGGAAGCGGGAGCTTGCGCTGCAGGAGTTTCAACACGCTCTCACACTCGATCCGCGAAACGCGCTGGCGGTGCGAGGGCTGGCACGCGCCTATGAGCGGGCTGGTCGCGTTGCCGATGCAGAAGCTGCTTACCAAAAGGCCGTCGCGTTGAAGCCGGACGACTGGGAGAGCTATAACCTGATCGGCCACTTCTATGACCGCCAGGGGAGGTATCCCGAGGCGATCAAGGCGTTGCAGAGAGCGCTTGAGATGACGCCCGACAACGCGGAGGTGTATCTCAACCTGGGCGCAACCTATATCGATTCGGCCGACGCTAAAGCGCTTCCGGCGGCGGAGCAGGCGCTGAAGAGATCGATCGAGCTGGAACCAAGTTATCCTGCGTATGCAAATCTGGCGAGCCTTTACCTTTCGCAGAGGCGGTATAAGGAGTCTGCAGAGGTGAATGAGAAAGCTCTGCAACTGAATGAACACGACTACATGGTTTGGAACAACTTGCTCATCGACTACGAGCGGATTGGAGACAGCTCGAAGGCAGAGGCGGTCAGGAGACGAATCGTACCGCTGCTCGAACAGAATATCCAGCTAAAGCCGCAAGATGCACTCGCGCAGTCCTTGCTGGGGTTGATGCTAGTAGAGGACGGGGCGCGGGAGAAGGCTTTGGAGCACGTCCAGACCGCGCTTGCGTTAGCGCCTGATGACCCGGACATACTGGCGAACGTTTCTATTGCCTACGAACTGTGTGGTGACCGCAAGCAAGCTGTGAAGTATCTTGAGACAGCCATCCGCAAGGGTTATTCTCTCGACAAACTTCGGGATGAGCCAAAGTTGCAAGGACTCATTAGCGAACCCACACTTCGTTCCGGAAAACCTTCACCCTAA
- a CDS encoding acyl-CoA desaturase, with translation MATLVTKPQKAGSPRIAEVVQAKSAEFNWIFFVVIAAFHVGAVAALFTFYWSSVVVFLVMWLFGQNVGIAISYHRQLTHRSFTTPKWLEYAMAVCGTMALQGSPTYWVSVHRMHHQYTDKPGDPHSPRDGKWWSHMGWILRGSLHSETTTLAHYAPDLERDRFYRWLAVWHWLPITLTGIALLGGGTALGGWKLGLSWLLWGTFLRITIGFHTTWLVNSATHLWGSRRFKTRDDSTNNWWVALLTGGEGWHNNHHAHPVSASHGMAWWELDFNYWGIKLLAMLGLAKNVKVAHLTAMPAEPTTPLNL, from the coding sequence ATGGCGACTCTTGTAACAAAACCGCAAAAAGCTGGCAGTCCCCGCATCGCCGAAGTGGTACAGGCGAAGTCGGCGGAGTTCAACTGGATATTCTTCGTCGTCATCGCGGCATTTCACGTGGGAGCCGTAGCGGCGCTGTTTACCTTCTATTGGTCTTCTGTCGTCGTATTTCTCGTGATGTGGCTCTTCGGTCAGAACGTAGGCATCGCCATCAGCTATCACCGCCAACTGACGCATCGCAGCTTCACGACGCCTAAGTGGTTGGAGTATGCCATGGCGGTCTGTGGCACCATGGCGCTGCAGGGCAGTCCAACGTACTGGGTCTCCGTACATCGTATGCACCACCAGTACACCGACAAGCCTGGCGATCCGCACTCTCCCCGCGACGGCAAATGGTGGTCGCACATGGGATGGATCCTGCGCGGCTCTCTTCACAGCGAGACCACCACGCTCGCTCACTATGCGCCGGATCTGGAACGCGATCGCTTCTACCGGTGGCTGGCGGTATGGCACTGGCTCCCGATCACCCTGACAGGGATTGCTCTGCTCGGTGGCGGCACCGCTCTCGGCGGATGGAAGCTGGGCCTCTCCTGGTTGCTATGGGGAACATTTCTTCGCATCACCATTGGCTTTCACACCACCTGGTTGGTCAATTCGGCGACGCATCTGTGGGGCTCGCGCCGTTTCAAAACCCGCGACGACTCAACCAACAACTGGTGGGTCGCCCTGTTGACCGGCGGAGAAGGCTGGCACAACAATCACCATGCCCATCCTGTCTCTGCCAGCCACGGCATGGCTTGGTGGGAGCTGGACTTCAACTACTGGGGCATCAAACTCTTGGCAATGCTGGGTCTGGCGAAGAACGTGAAAGTGGCGCATCTCACGGCGATGCCCGCAGAGCCAACGACCCCACTCAATCTCTGA
- a CDS encoding DUF6893 family small protein, protein MSEVTYMMKLLAAAAGIGAIVVMIMIAPDVSRYLRIRSM, encoded by the coding sequence ATGTCCGAGGTGACTTACATGATGAAACTTTTAGCTGCTGCCGCAGGAATCGGTGCAATTGTAGTAATGATAATGATCGCTCCCGACGTCTCCCGTTATCTCAGAATCCGATCCATGTGA
- the hypB gene encoding hydrogenase nickel incorporation protein HypB translates to MSHEPRLLEVRKNVLKQNDVIARALRDRFRSQGTYVISLVSSPGAGKTTFLEKTLTLLRPHCRVAALVGDLATENDAIRLARSGAPVRQITTGTLCHLEAAMVEHSLNDWNLGQLDLLFIENVGNLVCPASYDLGEDLRLVLLSVTEGEDKPLKYPTIFNSADAAVITKIDLAAAVEFDDLTANANIQAVRPGMSVFKVSAKTGEGMDAFLQFLAQKHARSSQKTTV, encoded by the coding sequence ATGAGTCATGAACCGCGCCTGCTGGAAGTTCGGAAGAATGTTCTCAAGCAAAATGACGTCATCGCACGCGCCTTGCGAGACCGGTTTCGCTCGCAGGGAACCTATGTCATCAGCCTGGTCTCGAGCCCTGGCGCTGGGAAGACTACCTTTCTCGAAAAGACTCTCACCCTGCTCAGACCGCATTGTCGCGTAGCTGCACTGGTAGGCGATCTGGCGACGGAGAACGACGCGATCCGGCTCGCACGCAGTGGGGCACCCGTGCGGCAGATCACCACCGGAACGCTCTGCCACCTTGAAGCGGCCATGGTGGAGCACTCCTTGAACGATTGGAATTTAGGCCAACTCGATCTCCTCTTCATCGAAAACGTGGGTAATCTGGTCTGTCCCGCGTCCTATGATCTGGGAGAAGATCTCAGGTTGGTGCTGCTATCCGTAACGGAGGGCGAGGATAAGCCGCTCAAATACCCGACGATCTTCAACAGCGCCGACGCAGCGGTCATCACCAAGATCGATCTGGCAGCGGCGGTGGAGTTCGATGATCTGACCGCCAACGCGAACATTCAGGCGGTGCGGCCAGGGATGTCCGTATTCAAAGTTTCGGCGAAGACTGGCGAGGGGATGGACGCCTTCTTGCAGTTCCTTGCGCAGAAACATGCGCGAAGCTCACAAAAGACCACAGTGTAG
- a CDS encoding hydrogenase maturation nickel metallochaperone HypA/HybF, producing MHELSIAMSIVDMAQEEAERRNVRVEAVHLELGALSGVVKEALLFSFEIACDGTPLEGSRLVVKDVPIEVYCPACNLPKILASMQWFCCPDCGAQTAEVIHGKELVITALELKQ from the coding sequence ATGCATGAGCTTTCGATTGCGATGAGCATCGTCGATATGGCACAGGAGGAGGCAGAGCGCCGCAACGTACGCGTAGAAGCGGTCCACCTGGAGCTTGGAGCTCTCTCGGGCGTCGTGAAGGAGGCGCTTCTTTTCTCCTTCGAAATAGCTTGCGATGGTACCCCGCTCGAAGGGTCGCGTCTGGTAGTAAAAGACGTGCCCATAGAGGTTTACTGTCCGGCATGCAACCTGCCAAAGATTTTGGCGTCGATGCAGTGGTTCTGTTGTCCTGACTGCGGAGCACAGACGGCTGAAGTGATCCATGGAAAAGAACTCGTCATTACTGCCTTGGAGCTAAAACAATGA
- the hypF gene encoding carbamoyltransferase HypF: protein MSSACSIRVRGVVQGVGFRPFVYRLAQANTLAGWVLNGDQGVEIHLEGAERDMEAFVEEMQSKHPAASIISEVEVEPALFEDLNEFTIRESHRAGRPTAHVSPDLPVCDDCLNECFDPSDRRYRYPYVNCTNCGPRYSVILALPYDRANTTMREWPMDTYCDSEYHNPANRRFHAQPVACPDCGPNFALRQNGLDSARGWDAIRKTAELLREGSIVAIKGLGGYHLACDARNPIATAALRVRKYRKEKPFALMTRDVEAARRLVCLTSETETLLTSSARPIVLARARLELEGVSPDNHDLGVMLPYTPLHHLLFAAGAPEALVMTSANRSHEPITYEDADAKKRLSGIADAFLIGERPIARRVEDSIARVGTFGPVILRRSRGYAPSAVAKLPIKRPVLALGSDLKNTITLVVDGHAFVSHHIGDLSHYQAFQAFAKTIEDLLSMYDVDTRDLLVVHDCHPQYASTSHAAMLPAQETRAIQHHRAHLASVLAERGEWEKRVIGVSFDGTGFGDDGSIWGGEIFTGSLARGFERVAHLREAALPGGDGAAQYPVQAASGFLAQINGLTDLTQSPFHFTSRYQNAMQLIRRGVRTFSTTSVGRLFDAAAALLGFVRENTFEGQAAIWLEQLARDSSSAEAYPFPITDEELDFRPLLDAVIRDRLRGCGVSDIARCFQRGVAAVTAELTLQLCHSHAIDTVVLSGGVFQNELLLEDLKSLLLPHRLEIWTNHAVPPNDGGISLGQAALAAFGNFNDAKSSVRVGAIHA from the coding sequence ATGTCGAGTGCCTGCTCAATTCGTGTGCGCGGCGTGGTGCAGGGAGTTGGCTTTCGCCCTTTCGTGTACCGTCTGGCGCAAGCTAACACGCTCGCCGGGTGGGTGCTCAACGGCGATCAGGGCGTGGAGATTCATCTGGAAGGCGCTGAACGAGACATGGAAGCCTTCGTTGAAGAGATGCAGAGCAAGCATCCTGCCGCCTCCATCATCTCCGAGGTTGAAGTCGAGCCTGCACTCTTTGAAGACCTGAACGAATTCACCATTCGAGAGAGTCACCGCGCAGGCCGCCCAACGGCCCACGTCTCGCCCGATCTCCCTGTCTGCGACGACTGTTTGAACGAGTGCTTCGACCCATCCGATCGGCGATATAGATACCCCTACGTCAACTGCACCAACTGCGGCCCCCGCTACAGCGTCATCCTCGCGTTGCCCTACGATCGAGCCAACACCACGATGAGGGAGTGGCCGATGGATACATACTGCGACTCGGAGTATCACAACCCGGCGAATCGCAGGTTTCATGCGCAGCCTGTAGCGTGTCCCGACTGTGGGCCGAACTTCGCACTTCGACAGAACGGACTCGACTCGGCTCGTGGTTGGGATGCGATTCGAAAGACAGCCGAGCTCCTCCGGGAGGGCAGCATCGTCGCGATCAAAGGGCTGGGCGGATATCATCTGGCTTGCGATGCGCGCAACCCGATAGCGACGGCTGCTCTGCGTGTGAGGAAGTACCGCAAGGAGAAGCCTTTTGCTCTGATGACCAGAGACGTGGAGGCAGCGCGCCGGCTGGTCTGTCTCACCTCCGAGACTGAGACGCTGCTTACATCATCGGCCCGTCCGATTGTGCTGGCGCGGGCTCGACTGGAACTCGAAGGCGTCTCGCCTGACAATCATGACCTCGGTGTGATGTTGCCCTACACACCGCTTCATCACCTTCTCTTCGCTGCGGGCGCGCCGGAAGCGCTCGTGATGACCAGTGCCAATCGCTCGCATGAACCAATCACCTATGAGGATGCGGACGCGAAGAAGCGGCTCTCCGGAATCGCGGATGCGTTCCTAATCGGCGAACGTCCGATTGCGCGGCGAGTGGAGGATTCAATAGCTCGAGTAGGGACCTTCGGCCCGGTGATTCTTCGCCGGTCTCGCGGATACGCGCCGAGCGCAGTGGCAAAGCTGCCGATCAAGCGCCCGGTGTTGGCCCTAGGCTCGGACCTGAAGAACACGATTACGCTGGTAGTTGACGGCCACGCTTTTGTCAGCCACCACATTGGCGACCTCTCCCACTATCAGGCGTTCCAGGCCTTTGCGAAAACGATTGAGGATCTCCTCTCGATGTATGACGTCGACACTCGCGATCTGCTTGTGGTGCACGATTGTCATCCTCAATACGCTTCGACGAGTCATGCCGCGATGCTCCCGGCTCAGGAGACGCGGGCGATACAGCATCATCGCGCTCACCTGGCTTCGGTTCTGGCAGAACGCGGCGAGTGGGAGAAGAGAGTGATTGGTGTCAGCTTTGATGGAACCGGCTTCGGCGATGATGGCAGCATCTGGGGCGGCGAGATTTTTACAGGAAGTCTCGCACGAGGCTTCGAACGCGTTGCTCATCTACGCGAAGCGGCTCTTCCCGGAGGCGATGGTGCCGCGCAATATCCGGTACAGGCCGCATCCGGTTTCCTGGCTCAGATCAATGGTTTGACCGACTTAACCCAGTCGCCATTCCACTTTACTTCGCGCTACCAGAACGCCATGCAACTGATCCGCCGTGGGGTACGGACTTTTTCGACGACTTCGGTGGGCAGGCTCTTCGATGCCGCTGCCGCGCTGTTGGGTTTTGTGAGAGAGAACACGTTTGAAGGTCAGGCTGCCATTTGGCTGGAGCAGCTGGCACGCGACTCCTCGAGTGCGGAAGCCTATCCCTTCCCCATCACGGACGAGGAGCTCGATTTCCGCCCGCTGCTCGATGCAGTCATTCGTGACCGGCTGCGTGGCTGCGGAGTGTCTGATATCGCACGCTGTTTTCAACGTGGAGTCGCTGCGGTAACCGCCGAGCTTACTCTCCAACTCTGCCACAGCCACGCGATTGACACAGTCGTGCTCTCAGGAGGCGTCTTCCAGAACGAATTGCTACTCGAAGACTTGAAATCTCTTCTCCTGCCCCACCGTCTCGAGATCTGGACGAACCACGCAGTGCCTCCCAACGACGGTGGGATCAGCCTTGGGCAGGCCGCGCTTGCCGCATTCGGCAACTTCAACGATGCGAAGTCCTCCGTTCGCGTAGGAGCCATCCATGCATGA
- a CDS encoding Uxx-star family glutaredoxin-like (seleno)protein yields the protein MAMLELYGSARCPYTQELREWLEWTRRDFTEYDVEADSEARARMNALDSSVRTVPVLVEDGKVIQVGWQGRGCIVGSD from the coding sequence ATGGCCATGCTTGAGCTCTATGGAAGCGCTCGATGCCCCTACACCCAGGAGTTGCGTGAGTGGCTGGAGTGGACCAGACGCGACTTCACGGAGTACGACGTCGAGGCAGACTCCGAAGCGCGCGCCCGCATGAATGCACTCGACAGCAGCGTACGCACGGTGCCTGTGCTGGTGGAAGACGGCAAGGTCATCCAGGTGGGCTGGCAAGGCAGGGGCTGCATCGTGGGGTCGGATTAG
- a CDS encoding SIS domain-containing protein — translation MQTAVNLAAHIEERLLLRNEILEDFFSQQARTLAIACREMSERFLKGGRLLAFGRGPYSTDAQHVSVEFVHPVIVGKRALPALDLSSLLRPWLDAILRPEDIVMGFGPPEGDPEVWAALESAEARGAMTFALPGPSGSYALKAVTQDPFIHQELVEIFYHTLWETVHVFLEHRELGQDVGQAEFLYPFLGQKKQETAGIVEDVAASIQMKVRDDTRLRTRLATEQSEQIGAAALAIRERLLRGGKLILFGNGGSATDANDWAMDCVLPPAGYETIPAISLSMEPANITALANDVGVEVIFLRQLLAHAKPQDVAIGISTSGGSRNIVMALEEARKRNLLTVALLGNDGGEIYRRGLVDHPIIVRSDYIPRIQEVQASAYHVLRETLEVLRHGHA, via the coding sequence ATGCAAACTGCCGTCAATCTCGCAGCACACATTGAAGAGCGGTTGCTCCTGCGCAACGAGATCCTGGAAGACTTCTTTTCGCAGCAGGCCCGAACGCTGGCTATCGCCTGCCGCGAGATGTCGGAACGTTTCCTGAAGGGAGGGCGGTTGCTGGCATTTGGACGCGGACCCTACTCTACCGACGCCCAACACGTCTCCGTCGAGTTCGTTCATCCTGTGATCGTTGGCAAACGCGCTCTGCCTGCGCTCGATCTCTCCTCGCTCCTGCGCCCATGGCTCGATGCCATTCTTCGCCCGGAAGATATTGTCATGGGCTTCGGTCCGCCGGAAGGAGATCCTGAGGTGTGGGCGGCTTTGGAGTCGGCAGAGGCGCGAGGAGCAATGACCTTCGCGTTGCCCGGCCCAAGCGGATCCTACGCGCTGAAGGCGGTGACCCAAGACCCGTTCATTCATCAGGAACTGGTCGAGATTTTTTATCACACGCTATGGGAGACGGTTCACGTTTTCTTAGAACATCGCGAACTCGGTCAGGACGTGGGTCAAGCAGAGTTTCTCTATCCTTTCCTCGGTCAGAAGAAGCAGGAGACTGCCGGCATCGTCGAGGATGTCGCGGCTTCCATCCAGATGAAAGTGCGTGACGATACGCGGTTGCGTACCCGTCTCGCCACAGAACAATCCGAACAAATCGGCGCGGCGGCCCTTGCCATACGAGAGCGCCTGCTGCGTGGCGGAAAGTTGATTCTCTTTGGCAACGGCGGCTCCGCAACCGACGCGAACGATTGGGCGATGGACTGTGTTCTTCCTCCAGCCGGATACGAGACCATCCCAGCAATCTCGCTTTCCATGGAGCCAGCCAACATCACCGCGCTGGCCAACGACGTGGGCGTTGAAGTGATCTTCCTGCGCCAACTCCTGGCGCACGCGAAACCGCAGGATGTGGCGATCGGAATCTCCACCAGCGGCGGCTCGCGCAATATCGTGATGGCCCTGGAAGAGGCCCGCAAGCGCAACCTGCTGACGGTTGCTCTGCTGGGCAACGACGGGGGAGAGATCTATCGCCGAGGTCTGGTAGACCATCCGATCATTGTTCGCAGTGACTATATTCCGCGCATTCAAGAGGTGCAGGCCTCCGCCTATCACGTGCTGCGCGAGACGTTGGAGGTGCTGCGCCATGGCCATGCTTGA
- the hypE gene encoding hydrogenase expression/formation protein HypE: MAHGAGGKASRRLVEGLFAPLLYPGSQEPLNDAAHLEVGGTRIAFTADSFVVKPLRFPGGSIGELAINGTMNDLAVSGAKGVAITVTFVLEEGLAASVLEAEVRAMSKALKKAGAVIAGGDTKVVERGKADGMYITTAGIGTPLPGIKVDARSVRPGDKILLSGPIGDHGITILLARGDLDFEADLCSDTRSVLPLVEALAAECGPGIRWMRDPTRGGVATALNELARDSGLGIELLEEEIPMHDAVRGACELLGLDPLHIANEGQFLAIVSSEYADIALNALQQTAGGEEARMIGQVQVEPANAVLVTTRYGGSRIVDMLVGDPLPRIC, translated from the coding sequence ATGGCGCACGGAGCCGGTGGGAAGGCCAGCCGAAGACTGGTCGAAGGTCTGTTTGCGCCGCTTCTCTATCCAGGTTCGCAGGAGCCTCTGAACGATGCCGCGCATCTTGAAGTAGGGGGCACGCGAATTGCCTTCACAGCCGACAGTTTTGTCGTCAAGCCTCTGCGCTTTCCAGGTGGCTCAATCGGCGAACTAGCCATCAACGGTACGATGAACGACCTCGCTGTCTCCGGGGCCAAAGGCGTTGCCATCACTGTAACCTTCGTTCTCGAAGAAGGTCTTGCCGCCTCTGTCCTCGAAGCCGAAGTCCGCGCCATGTCGAAGGCGTTGAAGAAGGCAGGAGCCGTGATAGCCGGTGGAGACACCAAGGTTGTCGAACGCGGCAAAGCTGACGGTATGTACATCACAACTGCGGGGATCGGCACCCCGTTGCCTGGTATCAAAGTCGATGCGCGTTCGGTGCGTCCAGGCGACAAGATCCTTTTGTCCGGTCCGATCGGCGATCACGGGATCACGATTCTTCTGGCTCGCGGCGATCTCGATTTCGAAGCAGATCTGTGTTCCGACACACGGTCGGTGCTGCCGCTGGTTGAAGCGCTCGCAGCCGAGTGCGGCCCCGGAATTCGATGGATGCGCGACCCAACGCGTGGCGGCGTAGCTACCGCTCTCAACGAGCTTGCGCGCGATAGTGGCCTGGGGATCGAGTTGCTTGAAGAGGAGATTCCCATGCACGATGCGGTTCGTGGCGCCTGCGAACTGCTCGGATTGGATCCACTCCACATCGCCAACGAAGGCCAGTTTCTCGCGATCGTCTCTTCGGAGTATGCTGACATCGCCTTGAACGCGCTGCAGCAGACCGCAGGCGGTGAAGAAGCGCGGATGATCGGGCAGGTACAAGTCGAGCCCGCCAACGCTGTTCTGGTCACCACTCGCTATGGAGGCAGTCGGATCGTGGACATGTTGGTCGGCGATCCTCTGCCGCGGATCTGCTAG
- the hypD gene encoding hydrogenase formation protein HypD: MQYVDEFRDPELITRASEEIRRLADPKRHYRIMEVCGGHTHAIYRFGLKDILPSNIELIHGPGCPVCVLPMGRIDDGLAIAKAPNTIFAAFGDMMRVPGAHGSPLEHKARGTDVRIVYSPADALELARKYPEKEVIFFAIGFETTAPSTALTLMSAKAEGIHNFSVFCNHVTIVPAIRAILDSPDMRLDGFIGPGHVSTVIGCRPYEWIARNEGKPVVTSGFEPLDLLQSIVMLLRQMQAGEAKVENQYKRVVPWEGNRAALKAMAEVFELRPYFEWRGLGFISQSALRLREKYAAWDAELRYSVPETRVTDPKAAQCGEVLKGVLKPAQCKLFGKECTPEHPIGALMVSSEGSCAAYYNYEYRKSLVTRISSVA; the protein is encoded by the coding sequence ATGCAATATGTGGACGAATTTCGCGACCCTGAACTGATCACTAGAGCCTCTGAAGAGATTCGCCGTCTCGCCGATCCCAAGCGGCACTACCGCATCATGGAAGTGTGTGGCGGCCACACGCATGCCATCTACCGCTTCGGACTCAAGGATATTCTGCCTTCGAATATCGAACTCATCCATGGGCCCGGTTGTCCTGTGTGTGTTCTGCCGATGGGAAGGATCGACGATGGATTGGCTATCGCCAAAGCGCCCAACACCATCTTCGCGGCCTTCGGTGACATGATGCGCGTTCCGGGAGCACATGGCAGCCCACTGGAGCACAAGGCCCGCGGCACCGATGTGCGGATCGTGTACTCTCCTGCGGACGCGTTAGAACTGGCTAGAAAATATCCCGAGAAGGAAGTCATCTTCTTTGCAATCGGATTTGAGACAACGGCTCCCTCCACTGCTCTTACGCTGATGAGCGCCAAGGCTGAGGGCATTCACAACTTTTCAGTCTTCTGCAATCACGTCACGATCGTTCCCGCAATCCGCGCCATTCTCGATTCTCCGGATATGCGTCTTGATGGATTCATCGGCCCGGGGCACGTTTCGACGGTGATCGGTTGCAGGCCGTATGAGTGGATCGCCAGGAATGAGGGCAAACCGGTAGTGACCTCGGGCTTCGAGCCTCTGGATCTACTGCAATCCATTGTTATGCTCTTGCGGCAGATGCAGGCGGGCGAGGCCAAAGTCGAGAATCAGTACAAGCGCGTGGTGCCGTGGGAGGGCAATCGCGCAGCACTCAAAGCAATGGCCGAAGTCTTCGAGCTGCGGCCGTACTTTGAGTGGCGAGGACTTGGATTTATCTCTCAGTCGGCATTACGCCTTCGCGAGAAGTACGCCGCGTGGGACGCTGAGCTACGTTACTCCGTTCCGGAGACGCGAGTGACGGACCCGAAGGCGGCACAATGCGGCGAAGTACTAAAAGGTGTTTTGAAACCGGCGCAGTGTAAGTTGTTCGGGAAAGAGTGCACCCCCGAACATCCGATCGGCGCGCTTATGGTTTCGTCAGAGGGCTCATGCGCAGCATATTACAACTACGAGTACCGCAAATCGCTGGTGACGAGGATCAGCTCCGTGGCCTGA